The Caldalkalibacillus salinus genome has a window encoding:
- the serS gene encoding serine--tRNA ligase → MLDIKRLRHEFDEVKEKLQHRGEDISDLDRFPQLDEKRRALIQEVEDLKGRRNTVSQEVGQLKKEKKDADHLIKEMKEVNDRIKELDEGLRQIDEDIKNILLRIPNVPHDSVPVGETEDDNVVHRTWGDVPQFDFEPKPHWDIADDLAILDVEAAGKVTGTRFVFQKGAGAKLERALANFMLDYHTEEHGYEEMLPPFMANRDSMTGTGQLPKFAEDAFKVDETDYFLIPTAEVPVTNYHRDDILNVEQLPQGYVAYSACFRSEAGSAGRDTRGLIRQHQFNKVELVRFEKPEDSYEALEKLTSHAEKMLQLLELPYRVMRMCTGDLGFTAAKKYDIEVWLPSYGTYREISSCSNFEDFQARRANIRFRREKKAKPEFVHTLNGSGLAIGRTVAAILENYQEADGRVRIPEVLKPYFRGKDYLS, encoded by the coding sequence GTGCTGGACATCAAACGTTTACGTCACGAGTTCGATGAAGTGAAAGAGAAGCTACAGCACCGTGGTGAAGATATCTCCGACCTTGACCGCTTTCCACAACTTGATGAGAAAAGGAGAGCCTTAATCCAAGAGGTCGAAGATTTAAAGGGACGACGTAACACCGTTTCACAAGAAGTCGGCCAGTTAAAGAAAGAAAAAAAAGATGCTGACCATCTGATTAAGGAAATGAAAGAGGTCAATGACCGTATTAAGGAACTGGATGAAGGCCTTAGACAAATCGATGAAGACATCAAAAACATTCTCCTGCGTATCCCGAATGTACCTCATGATAGTGTGCCGGTCGGAGAAACAGAGGATGATAATGTCGTACATAGAACGTGGGGGGACGTCCCTCAGTTTGACTTTGAACCCAAACCACACTGGGATATAGCTGACGACTTAGCGATTTTAGATGTAGAAGCGGCTGGAAAAGTAACAGGAACGCGATTTGTTTTTCAAAAAGGTGCCGGAGCGAAGTTAGAGCGCGCACTGGCTAATTTCATGTTAGATTACCATACCGAAGAGCACGGCTATGAAGAAATGCTACCACCATTTATGGCCAACAGGGACAGCATGACAGGAACGGGGCAACTTCCTAAGTTTGCAGAAGACGCATTTAAGGTGGATGAGACAGACTACTTCCTTATTCCCACCGCTGAGGTCCCGGTTACAAATTACCACAGAGACGACATATTAAATGTTGAACAACTTCCACAAGGTTACGTCGCCTATAGTGCATGTTTCCGTTCAGAAGCAGGATCTGCAGGACGTGATACGAGAGGGCTGATACGCCAACATCAATTTAATAAAGTTGAGCTGGTTAGATTTGAAAAACCAGAGGATTCTTATGAGGCACTTGAAAAACTCACCTCTCATGCAGAAAAAATGCTACAACTGCTAGAACTACCGTATCGTGTGATGCGTATGTGCACGGGAGACCTTGGCTTTACTGCAGCCAAAAAATACGACATTGAAGTATGGCTACCAAGCTATGGCACCTATCGAGAAATCTCATCTTGTAGTAACTTTGAAGATTTCCAGGCTAGAAGAGCGAATATACGTTTTCGACGTGAAAAGAAGGCTAAGCCTGAATTCGTCCATACGTTAAACGGGTCAGGTTTAGCGATCGGGCGTACGGTCGCTGCTATACTGGAGAATTACCAAGAGGCGGATGGCAGAGTAAGAATACCTGAAGTGCTCAAACCATACTTTAGAGGTAAGGACTATCTATCATAG